Part of the Gigantopelta aegis isolate Gae_Host unplaced genomic scaffold, Gae_host_genome ctg3438_pilon_pilon, whole genome shotgun sequence genome, ATGCTTACATCTAATAAagtgatgtatatatatatatatataaactatatagtAAAATACTGAATTATTTAAGACAAATATCATACAATAAAACACTGTTGTATCTCAGAGGGAGTGGATATTTTGTCACAGCTCTGTTTTGTTACTTATAACAAATTTCTCATGGCAGGTTTGTTTGATAGGAAATCTACTGACACAATATCACATACTAAAGAGTAGTTTCTTTCATGGAAAAGACAGTTTTTAACAATGTTAATCTCTAATTATTAGTTCATTgtctatacatgtattgtttatatAGGGAATAGAATTTCAGCTCAATACTAAAGAcatcataaatgtttttattaaggTAACATTGTAGATTAGTTAGTAGACCATTACAATCTATTTCTACTTTTAGTTTTTCACAACACTTATTAACAAGTGATATTGGTTTCTCTATTACTCTCTGCTGGTATACTTTTCCTCATTTTGGaaagaacattatttttattattcagtaGATTTATAACATGAGTGCTACAAGTATTCCTTTTTGTAATGTAGAGAAAAATTACATGACTggaatatttataatatgagAACACTAACTTATAATAGTATCATAAACAAAGTAAATAAccgtaaaattattttaaacacattgtcaattttattgttattgtaatatacatagcacaatatatttgatatattaacataaactTAATGGAATTGAGGATTTGAATTGGATTAATGATACTATTAAAGACTAACTGGTTTTAGAATCCAGTTATCACTTGCACAATTTGACCTGGTAGTTATTAGTGTATTATACTTAAAGAATTAGTGTTTATTTTAGTCCAGCTAACAGAAGAAGCAAACTGAATCAAATTTTCAACCCACCATTATAGTTAACATCAACATACAtgcctttaaaattaattgtgaGTGACATATCTACCACTATACCATTAGGCATAGTGGTAAATATAACAATTCActactggtatgtactatatatgTACTTCGCAATGTATCAATTCAATTAACTACATAAACAATCATTTATCAGACAAGTAATTCAATTAGCACTCGACAAGTGTCAGTGGGTAGTAGGATGTATCTGCATGTGtagcaaaattaatataattgcaTGCATTCCTTACTTGTGTAGGCTTCATTTTACCTATTGAAGTAACACTGCATACTTGTGAGTTCAGTACACACAgtaaagtgggttttttgtctTCTCTGCCACTATGTTTTGTAAGAGTCTACTTCTGCAGTGCTGTCTACTAAAATTTGTTCTGTCATTTCCTACTACTAACTTCTTTCCAAATGGCCAAGTAGCTTCTGATATAAAAGTTACAAGTACTGAAGCAACTCTTAGTTTTTCCCCTGATATTGGACTAGGTTGTGGTGCAGTGAGATTactaaaagtcagtatctttgTTATATTACTTAGTGGTACTTGTGATTTTTGCTAGGTCTCTATTGCAGGAGAAGCATCTCTATCTCCTTCTGCCCAACACCTTCTCTAGTTTTCAAAgtgttttcagttatttttttcTGGTGATATTGATACACACGAGGTCTTCTATAGACGTGCTAACATTGATCTTATATTAAAAAATCGAGTTAAAGGAGATTATTCTGCTAATTATCCCAGAGAGCCTGCTTTTTGAGCCAAATACTCTGATAGTTGTTACATGGAATCTGAGCAGTGATCTGGACTCTTCAGCAGGAGTTATAATGGTaagtatattgttttgttctaacattatctCATGCAcagttatgaagatggttgttTCATTTCTTACAGAAAGATGTTGTTCAGTTTAGTATAAGCCATGGAGGTAATCGATCACTGGtgtactattattataatatacagaaTGGGCTATAAATGGGAATGGATATGCCTCAGTGCAATTAAAATCCTGTGGATCTTACATGGACTCAAACAGGCTCTAATACAGCAGCAATATCCAAGTATTTCCTTGATGCAATCAAATGTTGATGTGCCAGGAAAGTGGCTCTTTCTGATTGGTGATAAAGGGAGATTATTCATCCAGGTTAGACAGCTTTCCAATTTGGTTAAAAGTTTAATGTCATTTATTGTTAGTATGTGTAAAGTTTAATGAACTATAGATTTGTAGTAAGTACACATATGCTCAGAAACTTATACTTTGTAGCTCAAAATTTGAACCACAATTATAATGttgttatttcatttacatAGTGAAATGTCGAGCTGGTTGCGTCTAACTTATGGTTTTTGTACAACACCTAACACTTGTACATGTAGGACTGGTTTGGAGTGGTCAAACTTGTACACAAGCAGTGTGTTCTCCACCATGTGTCAATGGAGACTGTAACAGTCCTGGTGACTGTACATGCCAAAGTGGGTGGTCTGGAGATACCTGTAATGTTCCTAATTGTCCTGATAATATCTGTAATAGAGATAATGGTGTTTGTCATACTCCAAATGTATGTACCTGCAATGCTGGATGGAATGGAAGTGACTGCACAGTAGCAATCTGTTCTCTCAGCATGTGTCAATGGTGCTTGTATTCGTCCTAACACCTGTTTTTGTGCCAACCGATGGACAGGATCAATATGTGACACTGGTATTTGTTCAATGGGATGTGTTAATGGAACATGTAATGACCTGATGTATGTACCTGTAACCGTGTGCTACATGGTGATTCTTGTGAGACAAAATTGTTGTTGATGATACTGATAGCCCCTCCCTCTCTGGATCAGGTATTTACTacataaaaatgcattttcaatTTAAGAGGAAAAAAACACTTACAGCATCAGTTGAAATCAGTGACTAGTAAATCCTAAAATGATTTATTTGTAAAGTTTACAAGTTAATAGGTGCCTGAATACATACCCATATGTCAGAGCCTCCTTCCTTTGTGCCTCTGCAGTAATTGTACTacattaatttaaattgataaaCCAGTGTTTCAAAACCCCAGCATCATaaagttaatttattataatcattataaaaATCATATGTTCTTTCTTTCACTCTCTGTAGCTATTGGTGCAATAGTTGGTGGAATTGTGGGTTTTGCAATTTTAATCATCGCTATTGTTGTGGTTGTCATAGTTGCTACAGTAACGTGTTGTTAACTGAACTGTTTTATTAGCTAAATTTTGCCTGCTTTAAAcacataaacattaatgttgttATAGTTTATTTGATTCTTTTTACTAATGCATACTCTATTTCTATATGCGGGTTGACCAGTACATCAAATACGAGACAATAATTCAATATCATTTAAGGTAATTATACAGAATGATGACTAGTTGTTGATTTAACAGAAATTCTCACTAGTTCTAGTCAATACTTCAAGTTGAAGAATACCTACTTAAATCACATAGCACCGTAATAGAGTTTATTTTATAGGTAGGAAGACGCTCCAGTTATATTAGCCACACCTACTTTTTTTTAGGGGTGAGATTATGGCTGCAGACGCATCACAGAGAAGACTAGAGACACTTTTAGGACATCTCAGAGGTCACCATCATGATCCTAGCGTCAGCCTCAGCCCTACTAGTCAGACAGAAGGTAGTTCAGAGAGAGAGTTATACATGTTACTAATTATCGTCTTTACAGCAGTCAAATTTTAGGTACACTCTTAACAATACTTTCCTGACCTCGTCACAAAGACAATTTTATGAAGACAATGGTTTCTTGATCATCCGCCGGTTAATTCCACAAGAGCAACtagaaatatatcatgaacGTTTTAGAAAGATTTGCTGTGGCGATGTTAAAGTATGACAATACAATGTCATAATATAAGACTTGTTTACTTAATACTGTCACATTATGTCATGTGATTAGTCCTCTTAAAATGTCGTTTACTATTCATTTATCAGCATAGCTATTCTGTCAAAAAGACCAACAACAAATTTAGATTTAGTAGTTAGTGTCCATTAAAATTCTCCATTAAATAGCTAGTCTTGATTCATTACATAGTCATCATCATATATTTTGTCACATGATAGTCATATGATATTGTCGCTTGTACACATGCAGGTACCCGGTCTGACTATCATGAAAGATGTTGCTATATCTAAGAAAGAATTTAATCCTGATGACAAGCTATCACAAAAATACAAGATTATCTGGTAGATAGTAATGAATCAATTATATTActttcaaatctttttttagttGATCCTGTTCTAGCTGAGTACTGTTCACAGCCTGAGATATTGCCTTATGTAGAATGCATTACTGGTCCTGATATTATGGCAATGCATACAATGCTTATTAATAAACCACCAGATTCTGGCTCTAAGACAAGCAGACATCCACTACATCAAGGTCAGTTTGATACCTAAGAATTAGAGCACAAGACAAGGATTTGTGGATTTATAATGATCATTACTAAATACCTAGTTTCTAATAGTTCATTAAAACTGATCTTTGATAGATAATGCTTTTGTGTTTTCAATACAACTTGAGACCATGAAAACAAAGTAACAGACTTTATTGAAACAATTGTAACCCAGATAGATCTTCTCCTAACACAATACTATGACCTCATCTCTCCCTCAGACCTTCATTACTTTCCTTTCCGACCAGCTGATCGAATTGTTTGCTCAGGACAGCTATGGAAAAAGTTCACCGTCTTAATGGATGCTTGGTTGTTGTGCCAGGAACTCATACAGGAGAATTACTTCGACATGAGTATCCAAAATGGGATGTAAGTCATGGTTGCTTGTTTCGTAAGGTGCAGGTTCCATTTAAAACATAGGGTGGAGTCAATAAGATGTACCATGGTATCATTGACTTTGATCCTTCAGCTAAACGGATTCATTTGGAAATGGAAGCAGGTGATACTGGTCTTCTTTCATCCCATACTCATTCATGGTTCTGGAATGAACAGAACAAAGGATTTCGTAAGGTCTGAAATGAGAATCATTATAATGACTTTGCAATCTAAGCTTAGGCCTTAGTCTAGCTCAGTAATCCAAGCTTACATCTTAATCTCAGTAATCCAAGGTTAGATGTTAGTCTCCATAATCCAAGCTTAGGTCTTAGTCTCCGTCCAGCTTAGGTCTTAGTCTCCGTCCAAGCTTAGGTCTTAGTCTCAGCAATATAAGCTTAGGTCTTAGGCTCGGCAATATAAGCTTAGATTCTCTTAGTCTTTATATTGTAGGGTTACTAAGTAACAATTATTGTAAGTATGACAAAGTTGTCCTGTCAATGAGGAGAAAATCTTTCTATTTGTATTATTTCATATCAcagataataaaatgttttgttttattttataggcTATTTCCTGCCATTATGCTAGTTCTCATTGTCACTATATTGATACGCAAGGTACAACACAAGAAAATATAACCAAAGAAGCAGAGGAACTTGCTAAGAAGAAACTTGGTCCAGATGTAGGAATCACTTACCAGGTTAAGTATTGAAAAAATTGGTGATTAAGTCTATACAACATATCTCTTTTGTTCCAATTTTTAATGGTAGTAATCTTTAaagtaaacatgtttttataatatcttACAAAAGATTATAGCCAACATTCttgttatataaaatttcatGACTTCCATGTCAAGCAAGGCAAATACTTATGAGGCATATGAACCAGTCTACAGTGATACAGTGACACTTTCATacaaagttatttttttaagtacttcatttatatttttctctttttagaATATATGGgaaattaaaagtttgtgtGTACGAGGAAACAGAGTCATTTATAAGGAAATGTAGTTTATttacaagttttaaaatattttattttttgtaatatttgaaacacatatattttgtgtaattgttattgttgaatTCTTGTGTTAGTAATGTTGAGTAGATTTGAGGATGTTAAAATGATTTAATAGCATCATTTTTAGAGATTAAAATTCTGTGCTAGCTGGTCATATATTGTTGTACATCTATTTTTCTCAATAGTTAGACAGTAGTAAACTAAATGTTATCATTCCTGGAGCTAATACTGCAAAATAGTTTAGAGCCATCAAAAAcctgaagagagagagaaggagcaACAACATTTGTGTACCATAAATGGTAAGAAAAGTAGAACGACCCTACAGAAATAGCTCATCAGTAAATCTGGCAACATTTTACCCACCAAACATTAAGAAAGAGAACAGATCCTATTAATGACAATCTTCTTTCTCTGTTTACACAACCTAACACAGGGAGCATAGCAATCATTAAGACTCTGCCTTGCATTCTTCAGTAGGCGTCAGGAATGTCCATGATGTGGCTTTTTCTTATGAATGTAATGTGTAAGAATGGATCGACTGTTGACTTACAAACCACACCCTAGTGACATCCTATGAACAAGATCAAATTACTAGAAATAAACTGTAGTTAGATAGTgtgattgttatttttaatcatgaataattaaataaatagagtGCAATAAGTACACAATTAGCTGGAGGTATCTTGTCTGTCTCTTCTTCTCAATAGTTTTAGGTAGtaataaactaataatataattcCTAAAACTAATACTGCTGTGATTTCAAACATTAAATGATAATTTAGAGGCCAACTAAGACCTGAAAGAGAGAGATTTTCCATGATTTGTATATGAGATGACCACAATATATATAGCTAACCATTCCCTTCACTCCATGCAAAACTGAGTGAACCAACAGTGAGGACCAATTGATCGAAATATGGCCACTAATGACTGACCAATACATTAACTGTTCCCTTTGTTTCTGGAAAAGATGAATTATTGACCATCACAATTATACAAGTAAAGCTGCTTGTTCTaagaagtaaaaaaataaaaataaaattatgatatCTATTCAAACCCTGAGAGTATCATCATTAGTAAAGACAAGAGAACAATGGCCCACACTTTTGCTGGTATCTGACAATGGAGTTTTGTTCACAGATGACTTCACTATCAAGTCTTCCACACAAAAATCAGATAACTGATATTGTCTCCACTTCCGATCCTGAACTGATGACCAGTGGATCAATAGGATCAGTGATAGTATTACACCATGGGTAACAATAAACTGCCAATAATGAAGATTACAAACCAATTCTCATCAAGTGACGATATCCAACACACACCTAACTGTCTTTGGATAATTATAGGCtgaataaaagaaatataactTCTAAATTTAACATCATATATCCTTACCTGATAAAAAATTTGTACAATAGCTACAATCATCACAAACATTCCTAATTTCATTGTCATCCATTTGATATCCACCATGTTTCATGATTAGTTACCATTAACAAAGGAAATACaactaaaacaaagaaaatgacAGAAATATCCATTTACTATTGGCCTTTACCTCATTGGACATAACAGCTACAAATCCCAGAAATCCATTAATAATACTGACACTATCACACATCTATCAATCAAGAGTTTTAACTTGCTAAAGATTCTTTGATTCAAATTTTAAAGATCCGTGTTCTGTTATGTAGTAGTGATAAACAGGTTTCGTTTCCTTTGAACAAATAACAACATTCAATGCATTGTTTCTTTGTGATGATGAAGAAATCGTTTTCCCCAGAAGAGATTGGGTCTAGAGatctttttcattttatttctgatTTTCCAATGAAGTGGTTGTTGCTGTACATTGTACTGTATCTTTTCTTATGAGAAGTTCTGTATCCGAATTCATCAGTTAATGACCATGTCTACATCAATACTTAGATCATATTCTACATGAATGCCATTGGTCAGTtcactttcactttcattagTCATGAACACCATTTTCGATATCAGTTTCATGATAGTCACTCTTCAGAATCACTACTCTCATTCCAAGATTTGATATGTGACTGGTCAGGACTGCTTATTCCACTTAGATTTAGATTTATGAAGTGTTTTCACTAAGAAAACAACAATCCAGCTAAAGAAATGCGCAGAagataaatcaatgttattaCTATCCATGaactatacatacatgtgaAGCTAATCATGTTCCCATTCCAACTGCTACAAATATTGGAGAGAACATAGGGAAACGAcagagaatttgtttttaaagagagAGCTATTACTAGCTGGTTGCAGCTAAGAAACCGCCTAAACAGCATCCCTAGATCCCAACCCTGAGAAATAGAGGGAGGAGGTAAAAATCGTTCCGGCTAAATACTAACTTACCCAAAAGACGACCAAATGCAGCTGCAGTTGCCAATAATAGTAAATCCTTGTGCTGTGATTTGTATCATCACAATatctattattataaattattatatcaatatatattacagctAGGTAAATTATCTTGTATCATGCTTACTTCTGATAATACGTGTCTTGGACAACACCCAACCACCAAAGTACCATTGGCCAGAAACCCCCATCGAAAACCTGGCTATTATTGCCaccaaaccccccaaaaattcTGACTATATATGACCATAGCtttttttgtggtttaaattttttttaaatatttttttgcttATTTTTATCCTAACCTAAAAGCACAACAAGAGCTGTGAGAAAATGGTTTTTCCACATATTCCCATCAGTAACATTCAGGTCTGAGTTCCCAATAGAAATCCATCCCCACATTAAACTCCAGACAAAATGCAACAAAGAACGCAATACCTAGTAAAACCAGCTTTTCGCCCTGTAATAAGAAACATTAAATCACATGTTAAAAGATTAATTCATCTGACAATATACTGAGACTGACCTAATTCAATCTCTACTCAATTCTGGGAAGAAGTCATGTACCATAAATGGTCAAGAAAGGCCAAACTCATGGCAGTCCTACAGGGAAATTGTAGTTTAGCAATaagttttaagatattttatcTACCAAATTGATTTGAAGAGAACAAACAAATCCTCTAATGACTTTTAGTCTTATAGtatggttgttattgtttaagaCTTAGTGGGTTAAGTCTTTGTCTGAGTACAGTGTTGTTGATTCTCTTGACAAAATGATTTATAGCAGCATTTATCGTTTAAGTCCAGAGAGAAGAATGGGCATGATACTGGTGATAGAGGACCTGTTAAACAATGTACATCATTTGTCTCCTAGATATAGACAGTCATAAAACTAAATTGCATCATTGTACCTGACAAGACAGCTGCGAATGCTGTTTTATCATGCCAACAGAATTTATAAAGCAAGATAGTGGCGCTAGCATACAATCCAGGAAGTGTGTACTTCAATAGAATTAATAACAGACTATTTATAGAACTAGAATGTATTAAAATCGCTCCGCAGTACGAAATAGCACTCGTTTACATTTAACCACCAAACATAATGGTTGCGAGAACATAAAAAAGAGCCTATTAATGACATTCTATTGTTTCCTTCTAATATTGCTGATTATAACATCAATTATAGCTCTAGTTCAGTGTTTCATATCAATCATTAAGATCTGCCTTGTTGCTTCTTCAGTAGCATCAGTGTTTTCCCTGACTGTTGCTTTGTATCTTATGAACTTTGCTAGTGTTAAGAGTGGATCTCCAAAACCTCAGCAGGCAATTTACAACCACCCCCCTAATGACATCCTGATAATTACGAGAGTCAAATCagttataaaactaaaaattagaTAGTGTGATCCTGAATATTGTGATTAGATGCTTACACCTTGAAACAAACCAAGTGCAATAAGTACACCATTAGCTAGTTGTATTCTGTTGTCTCTTCTTCTCAATATTTTTAGGCAGTagtaaactaaataatataattcCTAAAGCTAATACTGCTGTGATTTCAAACATTAAATGATAATTTAAGGCCAACTAAGACCTGAAAAGAGAGAGATTTTCCATGATTGTATATGATATGACTGCCAATATTATAGATACTCACCATTCCCTTCACTCCCATGCAAAAACTGAGTGAACCAACAGTAGGACCAATTGATCGAATATGGCACTAATGACTGACCAATACCATTAACTGTTCTTTGTTTCT contains:
- the LOC121392166 gene encoding LOW QUALITY PROTEIN: phytanoyl-CoA dioxygenase, peroxisomal-like (The sequence of the model RefSeq protein was modified relative to this genomic sequence to represent the inferred CDS: inserted 2 bases in 2 codons; deleted 1 base in 1 codon), translating into MKDVAISKKEFNPDDKXITKIQDYLVDSNESIILLSNLFLVDPVLAEYCSQPEILPYVECITGPDIMAMHTMLINKPPDSGSKTSRHPLHQDLHYFPFRPADRIVCSXTAMEKVHRLNGCLVVVPGTHTGELLRHEYPKWDGGVNKMYHGIIDFDPSAKRIHLEMEAGDTVFFHPILIHGSGMNRTKDFAISCHYASSHCHYIDTQGTTQENITKEAEELAKKKLGPDVGITYQ